Proteins from a single region of Fusobacterium gonidiaformans ATCC 25563:
- the dnaG gene encoding DNA primase: MFRQEDIDRLMEQLNIVDVVGEFVELKKSGANYKGLCPFHADNNPSFSVNPQKNICKCFVCGAGGNPITFYSKYKKISFQEAVRELAKKYHIPLQEIKQNKEENEKFERYYKIMEEAHQYFSHLIFENIGREALEYLVKRKVGPKLIRENNLGYASPSWDSLFNHLIELGYQSEELELLGLVKRRENGQYYDVFRNRVIFPIYSIQGRVIAFGGRTLEQDKEIPKYINSSDTPIFKKGKGLYGLERVSGIKQKNYAMIMEGYMDVLSTVSYGFDTSIAPLGTALTKEQVQLLKRYTENVILCFDSDNAGQMAAERAIFLLKEEGFNIRVLQLKGAKDPDEFLKKFGKEAFLQEVQACLEAFDFLYTYYKKEYALDDIMSKQKFVERFQEFFHSLSKELEQELYLHKFSDLLGMDVQVLRPLLFPKGTRNFSHVRARKQEEEIFVQDFQELYSVLEKLSVQISILDLQQHKESEEAKYYHFLKDMPFQFDFTRKIFQDLEKYEQGKDTQSRNTILESIREIFTKDNYTIEEKEHLFELLSECLERDKIEEQKHIVCRDWAREMFKNTVVTDPFKQLRLKQLEQKILKNKKDMGQFLEMYQRYLKLREEK, from the coding sequence ATGTTTCGACAAGAAGATATTGATCGCTTGATGGAACAATTAAATATTGTCGATGTGGTAGGAGAATTTGTAGAGTTAAAGAAAAGTGGAGCAAATTATAAAGGACTTTGTCCTTTTCATGCTGATAATAATCCTTCTTTTTCAGTAAATCCACAAAAAAATATTTGTAAATGTTTTGTATGTGGAGCCGGGGGAAACCCTATTACTTTTTACTCAAAATATAAAAAAATTTCATTTCAAGAAGCGGTTAGAGAACTAGCGAAAAAATATCATATTCCTTTACAAGAAATAAAACAAAATAAAGAAGAAAATGAAAAATTTGAACGATACTATAAAATTATGGAAGAGGCTCATCAATATTTTTCTCATTTGATTTTTGAAAATATTGGACGAGAAGCTTTGGAATACCTTGTAAAGAGAAAAGTAGGACCTAAGTTAATTCGAGAAAATAATTTGGGCTATGCTTCCCCTTCTTGGGATTCGTTGTTCAATCATTTGATTGAGTTAGGATATCAGTCAGAGGAATTAGAGCTATTGGGCTTGGTGAAGAGACGAGAAAATGGACAATATTATGACGTATTTCGTAATCGTGTGATATTTCCTATTTATTCCATTCAAGGTAGAGTGATTGCTTTTGGAGGAAGAACCTTAGAGCAGGATAAGGAAATTCCTAAATACATCAATTCGTCGGATACTCCCATTTTCAAAAAAGGAAAAGGACTTTATGGTTTAGAAAGAGTTTCTGGTATCAAACAAAAAAATTATGCCATGATTATGGAAGGATATATGGATGTACTATCCACCGTGTCTTATGGTTTTGATACTTCCATTGCTCCTCTAGGGACAGCGTTAACAAAAGAGCAGGTACAACTTTTAAAAAGATATACAGAAAATGTTATCCTATGCTTTGATTCCGATAATGCAGGGCAAATGGCTGCAGAAAGAGCTATCTTTTTATTGAAAGAAGAAGGCTTTAATATTCGGGTTTTACAATTAAAGGGAGCAAAGGATCCGGATGAGTTCTTAAAGAAGTTTGGGAAAGAAGCTTTTTTACAAGAGGTTCAGGCGTGTTTAGAAGCTTTCGATTTTTTATATACTTATTATAAAAAAGAGTATGCCTTGGATGATATTATGTCAAAGCAAAAATTTGTGGAAAGATTTCAAGAATTTTTTCATTCCCTATCTAAGGAATTGGAACAAGAATTGTATCTTCACAAATTCTCCGATTTATTAGGAATGGACGTTCAAGTGTTACGTCCTTTACTTTTTCCAAAGGGAACAAGGAATTTTTCTCATGTAAGAGCGAGAAAACAAGAAGAGGAAATCTTTGTACAGGATTTTCAAGAGCTATATTCTGTACTGGAAAAATTAAGTGTTCAAATTTCTATTTTAGACTTGCAGCAACATAAAGAAAGTGAAGAGGCAAAGTATTATCATTTTTTGAAAGATATGCCTTTTCAATTTGATTTCACTCGAAAGATTTTTCAAGATTTAGAAAAATATGAACAAGGTAAAGACACGCAATCTCGTAATACTATCTTGGAAAGTATTCGAGAGATATTTACAAAAGATAACTATACGATAGAGGAAAAAGAGCATTTGTTTGAATTGTTGAGTGAATGTTTAGAACGTGATAAAATTGAAGAGCAGAAACATATTGTTTGTAGAGATTGGGCAAGAGAGATGTTTAAAAATACAGTAGTGACAGATCCTTTCAAACAATTACGTTTGAAGCAATTAGAGCAAAAAATATTAAAAAATAAAAAAGATATGGGGCAATTTTTAGAAATGTACCAACGATATTTAAAACTCAGAGAGGAAAAATAG
- the rpoD gene encoding RNA polymerase sigma factor RpoD has product MREFIKNEKVLSLIRKAMKEKVITYEEINDELKEDFPLEQIDKLISGMIEQGIEIKKKASLEKEKKEKTKKKTTKIETKEASKTVTKKRKKKEEEVEEVSKMKEEEEEFQDTDLSFEEIPEEENLEDLLEKEEDFDASELEEIPEEELTNEELAELSNGMKVDEPIKMYLREIGQIPLLTHKEELELAKKALEGDEFANKRLIEANLRLVVSIAKKHTNRGLKLLDLIQEGNIGLMKAVEKFEYTKGYKFSTYATWWIRQAITRAIADQGRTIRIPVHMIETINKIKKEARIYLQETGKDATPEILAERLGMEVEKVKSIQEMNQDPISLETPVGSEEDSELGDFVEDQKMLTPYELTNRSLLREQLDSVLGSLSSREEKVLRYRYGLDDGSPKTLEEVGKIFKVTRERIRQIEVKALRKLRHPSRRKKLEDFKVE; this is encoded by the coding sequence ATGAGGGAGTTTATAAAAAATGAAAAGGTTCTTTCTCTAATTCGAAAAGCAATGAAAGAGAAAGTAATCACATATGAAGAAATTAATGATGAACTCAAAGAAGATTTTCCTTTGGAACAAATCGATAAATTGATCAGCGGTATGATAGAGCAAGGAATCGAAATCAAAAAAAAGGCTTCCTTAGAAAAAGAAAAAAAAGAGAAAACAAAGAAAAAAACTACAAAAATAGAGACAAAAGAAGCTTCTAAAACAGTGACTAAGAAAAGAAAGAAAAAAGAAGAAGAAGTAGAAGAAGTTTCTAAAATGAAGGAAGAGGAAGAAGAGTTCCAAGATACCGATTTATCTTTTGAGGAAATTCCAGAAGAAGAAAATTTAGAAGATTTATTAGAAAAAGAAGAAGATTTCGACGCAAGTGAGTTGGAAGAAATTCCAGAAGAAGAATTAACGAACGAAGAGTTGGCTGAATTATCGAATGGGATGAAGGTTGATGAGCCAATCAAAATGTATTTAAGAGAAATCGGTCAAATTCCTTTACTGACTCATAAAGAAGAATTGGAATTAGCGAAGAAAGCATTAGAGGGAGATGAGTTTGCTAATAAACGTTTGATTGAAGCAAATTTAAGATTAGTGGTTAGTATTGCCAAAAAACATACAAATAGAGGATTGAAGTTATTAGATTTGATCCAAGAAGGAAATATCGGTTTGATGAAGGCAGTCGAAAAGTTTGAATATACGAAAGGATATAAGTTTTCTACTTATGCAACTTGGTGGATTCGTCAGGCAATTACAAGAGCTATTGCAGATCAAGGAAGAACAATTCGTATTCCGGTTCATATGATAGAAACCATCAATAAGATTAAAAAAGAAGCTAGAATTTATTTGCAAGAAACAGGAAAAGATGCAACTCCTGAAATTTTAGCCGAAAGATTGGGAATGGAAGTGGAAAAGGTAAAATCCATTCAAGAGATGAACCAAGATCCAATTTCTTTGGAAACTCCGGTAGGAAGTGAAGAAGATAGTGAGTTGGGTGATTTTGTAGAAGACCAAAAGATGTTAACCCCATATGAATTAACGAATCGTTCTCTACTACGAGAGCAATTAGATAGTGTGTTGGGAAGTTTAAGTAGCCGAGAAGAAAAAGTATTGAGGTATCGTTATGGATTAGATGATGGTTCTCCAAAAACTTTGGAAGAAGTAGGGAAAATTTTTAAGGTTACGAGAGAAAGAATTCGTCAAATTGAAGTGAAAGCTTTAAGAAAATTAAGACATCCAAGTAGAAGAAAAAAATTAGAAGATTTTAAAGTAGAATAA